Genomic window (Zingiber officinale cultivar Zhangliang chromosome 2B, Zo_v1.1, whole genome shotgun sequence):
GAGTTCGAGTTAATGCTTCGGCAATTGGACCAGTAGATCAATTGTATAACAACTAAATATTGACTTGGCCAAGTTCACTAGTCAGAACGGCCCAAGTCAATTGGTCAAATTCCAAATGTTTTCcttataattatatatttaaataatgacAATGAGTGGACAAAGTGAAGATCTTATTGGTAAATAATTTGAATGTGTAATGAAATTTTTGATTAAACTATGAAAGACTATATTGTTCATTTAGATTGCTTATAGTTAACTATGTTTAGATATCAGTTGGTGAAGATCTTATTGGTAAGGTTTGACTGTTAGGTCTTGTGTTGTCACTTGTCACTGCCAACTCTTCCTGTCAACTAATCAATGTGAAGTTCGGGGGAAGAAAAGATATCCTTCCTCCTGTTGTGGAACTCTCTCATCCATATTTTGCCACCTCGACTAGCCTAAGTCAAGCACTCACAGCATGGCGTACTGCAAGATATGCTTGCTAAACAATGCAATGAGGGTCGTGAATCTTGTGGTGAACTTTTGCGGCCTGGCCATCATCATCTACTCACTCTGCCTGCTCAAGGCATGGAAGCAAGCAGTTGCTGAATTTGATGCCGCTGCATCTACGCTGCCAGCACCATGGTATGTACATGTGTGTTTGCATATTCCCTGCTCCTCTAATTATGAAGGTTTGATAGTTTAAGTGAAGTTACatgaatataataaaataaagaaattgaCCACGATCTTGAATTCACTTAGCTTCCTCGCAGGTTTATTCACACGTTGCTGGGTGTCGGTATCGTTGTTTGCTTCAGTGCCATCGTCGGCCATGCTGTATCCAACTCACTCGAGCCAATTTACCTTTCCCTCGTATCCTTTATTCCTCTTTGTCTCTTAATTTTGGCTACTCCCATAGATTTATACTCTCTTTAACAGTTAacgatatgtttatgatatgaaacTACGTGGGTAACATCTACTTGACCATGCATCTTTAGTATATAGTCTTCattttcttcatccttttctGTGAGATTGTGGTGATTGTGGCTATTCTTTTTGAGATAGACTGGCCAAGGGTAAGGTTCATGAGTCTCGAATATATGTGTGTGTGTCCTGACTTTGGATTGAGTTTAATTTTTCACTAGTCAATTGCTTCAAAACAGGTGATCGCTGAACATTTTGAGGGGAACATCAAATTTGTGGACACCTTCTCGTTCCATGCATATATTTGCCGCCTGTTAGGAGTCATTGTTCTTCTAGCACAGGTATCCATCAATGCAATCTTCTATTGAGGAAGTGATGGGACGTATTGCAATGGTTCATGATGATGTTTCAGGTAAATGTGTTGGTGCTGGCAGTAGTTTTAAGGACGATGGGACCTCGCGCAAGGAATCATTGCCAAAGAGCAGTTATGCATGAATTCGGATACTCATTTCTTGTAACGAATGGATCCGAATCACCAGCAACTCTTTCTACAATTGTGTAGAAGCATAGTCCTCTTGAGATGGTCTAGTGGTTAGTACTTAAAGTGTTATCATGTTTGGGATTTGAATCTCGGCATAGTCGAGATAAATGTCTCTCTTaagtgctagtcactattccaaaaactaatagccgctcgtgatttacctATTTCGTATTGACCCTGAGATAAATTGACGGAGACATTAGGaacgaacgtattcatcttttgtcatCGTATAGAAACATACATTCTTAGCACTTCATTTTGATATTTAATTGCAAAATCAATCAACTTTTTCTTAATGTGGACGAGCAACTTGCTTGTTTTGACATGGAAGCCTCATTGTCACTGATGAAATTGAATTGACAGAATTAATATTCCATCAACATGCATCTTTGTCAAGTAAAATTCTAGTTTCCTTCCCGTCTACACGTTTATCACTTAACCCCAAGTTTCATTGAAACGATGGTTTGGTATGCCAAACCTTTCTTTTACATGCGTAGTCACAAGTTTACAGATCTTTCCACCATGTGAATTCTAAGAAACATTTGAAGTTTGATCGTATCAAGTCTGAATATAATTCAGTATTTCGAAGGAGAAAAGTGCTATCTACAGTAGATTCCACTCTCCAGTATGCAATGGTTCAAACTATGCAGAAGCTCCTTTAAAGATGAGAAACTTGAGAGACTCCAAGCAGAAGTAGATGAAGGTCCCCTTAGAGTGTGTAAAAaaacacccaaaatttgatccCACAACGCACTGCCATCCAGGTCCATACACCACATCAAATTCCTGAAACAGGAGAAGAAATGCAGTTTTCCATTTCgaacaccttttttttttttaaaaaaaaaaaaccaacctTCTTGATGTGGCCGGCGATGTTCCTGCAATCCAAGACGTCGAAGAGGTCGAGAGCTTCGCTGGCGGAGGACATGGCTTGGAGCTGCATCTCCAATGGCATGTCTGTGTCTTGGATCATCCCCTTGCCTTCCAACATCTTCTCTCAGAACTCAGAAGCTTTGTTTTTGATGAAAAATTAGGAGGAAGAGACCTCTAAAAATCGGCACAAACTCTTCCTCTTTGTTAAAAAAACGAGCTTTGTTACGTACGTCCCAACCGACGCAAAAAGACAGGGTGTGGATAATGGAGGAGAGGCAGGAATTTAATGGCCAATTTTTAGTCATGTTAATCCGTTGAAACAGGTATAGATATTTTTCATTATATGCACTTTGGTTACGCTTTATGTCCTggataaatatcaaaatatctttttttGCTCTGCCAGGTAGTCTCACCGGAATATCGTACCGCAGTGCTTTGTCAGCCAGTGCACCACGGAAGAATGGTGCTTCCTTATCCACCACAATAATAGACCCACTTTTGACTGGTTGTTTGGAGGGTTTTTTCCGGCCTAAATATCAATGGATGATTAAATCATGAATAATCCAACCAATGTCTTCTCCGTGTGCAATGAATccaacatgatttttttttaaaagtatttttagttataattttatatataattttaattatataattattaaataattatataatcAAATTTACAgagaataaaatatattttaatattatttgattcaatctatataatataataaaaaattatttgtttgaaaattttaatgtgtaatctgttttattattttattgtattatcctttattataaaattaattataaatatttttttctttttaaattttttatttttattatatttattattattattattattttaaactttatgcttttctttttttttttttttttcatttttaaaagtttttttaacgtTGTTTTTTTAACGttttttctccccttttttgttatttttttaaaaaaaaattacgttttttaatttttttgttatgttttttacgtttttttttctttttttgttacaCATTTTTTTTCGTCTTTCTCTTTTGTTGGTTACGTTTTTTTTACTTTACGtttgtaaaataaaatatcagatattttcattttaatttaatttttataatttaaaataaaattttcattataaaaaattttaggagtattttttattaaaaaatttcgtTAACTCCGTAATAAAAAAAAAGCTCACTTTTTCGAGGTTTTCTAATTCCGGATTGCATGTCCTTTTGTTGACGTGTTGAGCATGGATCATTACTTGGGAATTACCGATTATCTAAATCAAACATgatttttgttgataactttAGATGGATAACCggggttatcaaggataacccccaaccaaatacgtcctttgaattttaaataattataatttttaacacTTAAGATTTAGAATTAGGTTCTGTTTGTCACCACCATACATGCAGAatttaaaattgatatttgttatGGGGTACTTGTAACCATCATTTTTAAGCTCAAATTCTACCATCTAAGTTCAACCtaaagattttattattatttttagtaatttttatttttatgatatttaggatattttttagTATCTTGATAATTATGGATTATAATTAATCTATAACaacattttgttttaaatttatgttaaaagATTTCCTTTTTTTGAaagatctattttttttctttacaaaaTTAGAATTGAGATACATATATtagaatttcttttctttctttttaagaTATTGAGTGCATATAAACGCATTCTCTACTTGAGTTTCTACTCCAATCTCCCTCCCATTAAGTGTTTAGAAAAGTATCTTCACGTCTGCTATTGTAAAGCATGCTTCTCTATTTTCTTTGTATGAGCTAACAAAGAGGGCTAGATACAATAGCCATTAGTTACCTTAGTATTCATTAAGCGCGACGTGTTTGGAACAAGATATCCAAGAGACCAGATCTAATAATCCTATAACCGCCTCTCCATTTATCCAACAACACTTGTTATGGAATATTTGCAGAGAAACAATCCTCAATGACAACTGAGGTGGGTCAAATAGGTGGTGTCGAAATATGATACGGAGCCGGAGTAGATATTGAAGACTGAGGCTAAGACACGGATGATAACGAGATATAATGCTAAGCTAGAGTGGATGTGAGGCCGAGACTAAGTCAACGTTGGTTGCTGGGATTGAGACTGGAATCAAAATCAGAATCAATCACTAAGATTGAGATAGATTGAGATGGAGTCGGAATCAGTAGCTAAGATCGAGCCAGGAAATGAGTAGCTAAGACTAAGCCAGTAAGTGAGTCGGGATCGAGAACTAAGACTTGTATCTTGAATCTCTGAAATAAATGTACCAAACTGGTTCAATCAAATCTGAATCTTATCTGAGCGAGGTTTCATTCCCTTTAGATCATGTTTGACCCCTCTTGCCACACGGGACATGTGGAAATGGTAGAAAAGCGCCGCATCAACTTTCATATCAGAGAATACACAAAACAAAGAGGTGTTTCAATTTCACAAGTTGAAACATAATTTTACCACAAATAGCTCTAACAAATCCATTACTAACATGTTTCTAAGTCACAAATTAGTGCGATCTTGCAGATTAAGAAAGCCAGGTAAGTGACCAGTTCTATAGAGCTTGTAAATTGGAGCCACCGCTGGCCTTTGTGGCTGATTTGTGCTGT
Coding sequences:
- the LOC122046526 gene encoding tetraspanin-19-like, yielding MAYCKICLLNNAMRVVNLVVNFCGLAIIIYSLCLLKAWKQAVAEFDAAASTLPAPWFIHTLLGVGIVVCFSAIVGHAVSNSLEPIYLSLYIVFIFFILFCEIVVIVAILFEIDWPRVIAEHFEGNIKFVDTFSFHAYICRLLGVIVLLAQVNVLVLAVVLRTMGPRARNHCQRAVMHEFGYSFLVTNGSESPATLSTIV
- the LOC122046527 gene encoding dynein light chain LC6, flagellar outer arm-like; protein product: MLEGKGMIQDTDMPLEMQLQAMSSASEALDLFDVLDCRNIAGHIKKEFDVVYGPGWQCVVGSNFGCFFTHSKGTFIYFCLESLKFLIFKGASA